One window of Lytechinus variegatus isolate NC3 chromosome 2, Lvar_3.0, whole genome shotgun sequence genomic DNA carries:
- the LOC121409660 gene encoding uncharacterized protein LOC121409660, whose product MIENGNLPPVTSPVWKDLAIPIETLPNLRRVDSRGKLYRSSRQDLLSRADTEKLKELRIQSVIDFRSKSEYKVANGDKIYDQNSTILEVVIPKAKGSGQSTKQISVNVKPVKSLSGFQNKEIKNSQTLSDNHSAINRKRFLLDFFKLHFVWTVFNRIPLYKRLFSILYLIVDILFRTHFRYFIRYFAKETLNPAGLLSSYIDMIELSGTQICLALRILSDPSNLPALVSCAHGKDRTGIVVAMVLSLLGKSDDYIAEEYALSEIGLDPIRPRVHQEIVGRTRMDESFTHARRETMDGLLQYIHKTYGSVPNYLESIGFGKEDQKKLLQSFQE is encoded by the exons ATGATCGAAAATGGAAATTTGCCACCGGTGACCTCGCCAGTTTGGAAGGACTTGGCAATTCCCATCGAGACACTACCAAACCTCAGGCGGGTGGACTCCCGGGGCAAGCTGTATCGGTCTTCGAGACAAGACTTGCTCAGCCGCGCTGACACCGAGAAACTCAAAGAGTTGAGGATTCAATCTGTGATTGACTTTCGCTCCAAGTCTGAATACAAAGTTGCGAATGGGGACAAAATTTATGATCAGAATTCTACCATTTTAGAAGTTGTTATTCCTAAAGCAAAAGGATCAGGACAGAGTACAAAACAAATTTCTGTGAATGTGAAGCCAGTGAAATCTCTGTCTGGTTTCCAGAATAAGGAAATCAAGAACTCACAAACTTTGAGTGATAATCACAGTGCAATCAATAGGAAGAGATTTCTACTGGATTTTTTCAAGCTTCACTTTGTTTGGACGGTTTTCAACCGAATTCCTCTGTATAAAAGATTATTCTCCATTCTCTACCTCATTGTGGATATTCTGTTTCGTACCCATTTCCGATATTTCATCCGATATTTTGCCAAAGAGACTCTCAATCCTGCTGGTTTGTTGTCGAGTTACATAGATATGATAGAACTCAGTGGCACACAGATATGTTTAG CCCTTCGTATCTTGTCTGACCCATCTAACTTACCAGCCTTGGTAAGCTGCGCACATGGAAAGGATCGAACTGGAATTGTGGTTGCCATGGTTCTTTCATTATTGGGTAAATCTGATGACTACATTGCAGAGGAATATGCCCTTTCTGAA ATTGGATTAGATCCTATAAGGCCTAGAGTTCATCAAGAGATAGTAGGACGAACTAGAATGGATGAATCCTTTACACATGCTAGAAGAGAAACCATGGACGGTCTGCTTCAATACATTCATAAAAC ATACGGCAGTGTTCCCAACTATCTTGAATCCATTGGGTTTGGAAAAGAAGATCAGAAGAAATTACTTCAATCTTTTCAGGAATGA
- the LOC121409317 gene encoding complement receptor type 2-like, which produces MIKRLKLIMHLIWILVHTTALFKISSAVEGIVCGTDECSPPMVYGGGTPTFTPASPCINNGTIINVTCNGILFGQSECACVESDYVDPPPTCEEYYCSKPAAPDHGFEIEPNDEYVLYDVVSFSCDDGFILGGAQSVMCTGNGDWHPSIPNCYEDCVTPFVANGNTNVAPGISVHDQDQLNVSCDISFTLEGVNQVTCHDGEWYPAIGHCFNKCESPVIPNSDHSVNHGDVDHGDYEIITCNTGYTFGSGSDYSYPLTCNNGTWDASIQCSANCDSPQFPDSMMITPVARVDGSYYHNDVITITCAPNHEVINGPRSASMPCDNGQWTPTLLPVCKHINDS; this is translated from the exons ATGataaaaagattgaaattaatcaTGCATTTGATTTGGATTCTGGTTCATACAACTgctctttttaaaatttcaagtgCCGTTGAAGGGATCGTTTGCGGAACTGACG AATGCTCACCGCCTATGGTATACGGGGGTGGCACCCCCACATTTACCCCAGCCTCTCCTTGCATAAATAATGGTACCATCATTAACGTCACGTGCAATGGGATACTCTTTGGCCAATCAGAATGCGCCTGTGTGGAATCAGACTATGTAGATCCACCACCAACGTGTGAAG AATATTACTGTTCCAAACCAGCCGCACCTGACCATGGATTCGAGATCGAACCAAATGATGAATACGTTCTTTACGATGTCGTCTCTTTCTCATGCGATGATGGTTTTATTTTAGGAGGAGCTCAGTCAGTAATGTGCACAGGGAATGGTGATTGGCATCCGTCCATCCCTAACTGCTATG AAGACTGTGTAACACCGTTTGTTGCCAATGGAAACACTAATGTAGCACCCGGTATTTCTGTCCATGATCAAGATCAATTGAATGTATCATGTGACATCAGCTTCACTCTAGAAGGAGTGAATCAGGTCACGTGTCATGATGGTGAATGGTATCCAGCTATTGGACACTGCTTCA ATAAATGTGAATCTCCAGTGATTCCCAATTCAGACCATTCGGTAAACCATGGTGACGTCGATCACGGCGACTATGAGATCATTACATGTAATACTGGATACACGTTTGGATCTGGTTCGGATTATTCTTATCCACTGACGTGTAATAATGGAACATGGGACGCATCAATTCAGTGTTCAG CAAATTGTGATAGTCCTCAATTTCCAGACTCCATGATGATTACCCCTGTAGCTCGAGTGGATGGGTCCTACTACCACAATGACGTCATTACAATCACTTGCGCTCCGAATCATGAAGTTATCAATGGACCACGATCTGCAAGCATGCCATGTGATAATGGACAGTGGACTCCTACTCTTCTACCTGTTTGTAAACATATTAATGATAGCTGA
- the LOC121409315 gene encoding BTB/POZ domain-containing adapter for CUL3-mediated RhoA degradation protein 3-like gives MSADAGASGSTNNVVAATSGVVANAPRLVPGACSPANAVAIAPPPSVPTTSTCTAAVKIRGAPSKYVKLNVGGALFYTTIDTLTKQDNMLRAMFSGRMEVLTDSEGWILIDRSGKHFGIILNYLRDGHIPLPESVQEVEELMAEAKYYLVQSIVEQCNKVLLNKKDEFYPVCRIPVITSQREAQMLISNSAKPVVKLVYNRQNNKYSYTSNSDDNILKNIEMFDKLSVRFNGRVTFVKDVFVNEEICCWSFFGHSRKVAEISCTSIVYTSEKKQTKVEFPEARILEETLNVLLYERHTESESDPAILRQIGSLVAVGTSSCSDEDEDHPRDIRLRKT, from the exons ATGTCCGCCGACGCTGGGGCATCGGGCTCAACTAATAATGTAGTTGCTGCAACCAGCGGGGTGGTAGCGAATGCTCCGCGGCTCGTCCCGGGGGCGTGCTCCCCGGCGAATGCGGTAGCCATCGCTCCACCACCCTCCGTCCCGACCACATCAACTTGCACTGCTGCAGTGAAAATCAGAGGCGCACCAAGCAAGTATGTGAAATTAAACGTTGGAGGAGCGTTGTTTTACACAACGATTGATACCTTGACGAAGCAGGATAACATGCTACGGGCAATGTTTAGTGGCAGAATGGAGGTTTTGACAGATTCAGAAG GTTGGATCCTGATAGACCGAAGTGGGAAGCATTTTGGTATCATACTCAACTATCTACGAGATGGTCACATCCCATTACCAGAATCTGTACAGGAGGTAGAAGAACTTATGGCAGAGGCCAAGTATTATCTTGTACAAAGCATTGTTGAACAGTGTAATAAGGTCCTCCTCAACAAGAAAGATGAGTTCTACCCTGTCTGTCGTATCCCTGTCATAACATCACAACGTGAGGCACAGATGCTCATTTCAAACTCTGCAaag CCTGTGGTGAAATTAGTTTACAACAGACAAAACAACAAATATTCATACACAAG caattCTGATGACAACATTCTGAAAAATATTGAGATGTTTGACAAGCTTTCTGTTCGCTTCAATGGCCGTGTGACATTTGTAAAGGATGTATTTGTCAATGAGGAAATATGTTGCTGGTCTTTCTTTGGGCATTCCCGCAAGGTAGCAGAAATCAGTTGTACATCCATAGTGTATACCAGTGAGAAGAAACAAACCAAG GTTGAGTTTCCTGAAGCACGTATCTTAGAAGAGACTCTCAATGTGCTGCTCTATGAGAGACACACAGAAAGCGAGAGTGACCCTGCTATTTTACGCCAGATAGGCTCTCTGGTAGCGGTTGGAACGTCAAGCTGTAGTGATGAGGATGAAGATCATCCAAGGGATATACGTCTACGTAAGACATAG